The nucleotide sequence CTTTCATTTTCGGCGTTCCAGGAATCTGTGACGGTATTGCTATGGGTCATGAAGGAATGAAACAATCGCTACCTTCTCGAGAATTAATTTCTGACATTATTGAAAGTATGGCTTCCGCCTATGCCTTAGATGGACTAGTTCTTCTTACCAACTGTGATAAAATTACTCCGGGTATGATTATGGGTTCCTTAAGGATGAACATACCTACGATTGTAGTTACAGCTGGGCCAATGCTTTCGGGAAATTTTAAAAATCAACGACTTTCTTTAGTTCGTGATACCTTCGAGGCGGTTGGGCGCTATAAGGCCGGTAAGATTGGCGATAGCGAACAAAAAAAATTAGAAATTGAAGCTTGTCCGTCTTGTGGTTCTTGCCAAGGGCTTTATACGGCAAATACTATGGCTTGCCTTACTGAGACCATTGGACTCTCACTTACCGGCTGCGCAACTGCCCCCGCAGTTTTAAATAAAAAGATACGCATTGCCTACGAAAGTGGACAAAAAATTGTAGAGTTAGTTAAACAGGATATAAAGCCTCGTGATATTGTAAATAAAAAGTCTCTTGAAAATGCAATTAGGGTTGATGTGGCTTTGGGAGGGTCAACCAACACAGTTTTACATCTTATGGCCATTGCTAATGAGGCTAAGGTGAAGCTAACCTTGAATGATTTTGATCGGATAAGCCTTGATACACCTCACATTACCAATTTACGGCCTGCTGGCGACCATTTTATGGAGGATTTGGATAGAGCTGGAGGCATACCAGCAGTTTTAAAACGTCTAACGAATAAACTGAATCAAAATCCAACAGTTTCTTTAAAACCAGTTAAAGAAATTGCTAAGAACGCAGTTGTTTATGACCATGATGTGATTCGATCACTAGATAAGTCCTATCATAAGGAAGGTGGTATTGCTATTCTTTTTGGTAACTTAGCGCCTGAAGGAGCAGTAGTTAAACAGTCAGCCGTAGATCCAGAGATGCTAAAATTTTCCGGCAAGGCTCATATTTTTGACTCTGAAGAAGAAGCAATGGCAGCTATCTTAAACAAAAAAATTAAAAAAGGACAAGTTGTAGTTATCCGCTATGAAGGTCCTAGCGGTGGTCCTGGCATGCGTGAAATGCTTTCACCTACCTCAGCTATAGTCGGATTAAATCTCCATAAGCATGTGGCTTTGATTACTGATGGGCGTTTTTCCGGAGGAACCCGAGGTCCTTGCATTGGTCATATTTCTCCCGAGGCAGCTCAAGGTGGTTTATTGGCCTATTTAAAAGATGGTGATTTAATCACGATCGATATAGCTAAGCGAAAAATAGAAGTTAAGCTTTCAGAGAGTGAAATAAAAATTAGAAAAAAAGTAATGAAAATTAAGGCTCCCAAGGCTAGCAAAGGGTATTTAAGTCGCTATGCTAGGCTGGTAAGCTCGGCTTCTGACGGAGCGGTGCTTAAGGAGTCTTAAAAGGTTGATGTCTGGGCCTCAGTTGACATAAATGCGAAACCTATTGACAGGGGTATGACTCTTTGTTATTATTAAAATTACTATGAATAAAGCAATGAAACTGATTAATTCAATAGTGAAAAAGGCTCAGGATCTATTAGGTACTTTTTCTAGCGATATTGGTATAGATTTAGGTACAGCTACGACCCTAGTTTATGTACGTGGTGAAGGAATTGTTTTGTGTGAGCCTTCAGTTGTTGCTATTTATAAGGATACGGGAGTGCCCTTAGCTGTTGGCGATGAAGCTAAGCGTATGCTTGGGAAAACTCCTGGAAGTATTGTTGCTATCCGACCGATGAAGGATGGCGTTATTGCTGACTTCGGTGTGACCGAAGAGATGCTGCGTTATTTTATTAAAAAAGCTTATCCGCGTAAATTTATTATTGGACCAAGAATCGTTGTTGCTGTTCCTTCGGGGATTACTGAAGTAGAGCAGCGAGCAGTTAAGGATTCTGCTCATCGAGCCGGAGCGCGAGAGGTAATACCGGTTGAAGAGCCAATTGCTGCTGCCATTGGTGTGGGCTTACCGATCGCTGAACCTCAAGGCAACATGATAATTGATATCGGAGGCGGAACTACCGAGATTGCTGTTATTTCGCTGGGCGGAATAGTTTTCGCTCGTTCAATTCGCATTGGCGGCGATGAGATGGATGCAGCGATAATTGAACATATGAAGAAAAATTATAATTTAATGATTGGTGAGCGAACAGCTGAAGAGATAAAGATTAAGGTTGGTTCAGCATGGCCAATCGAAGAGGAAATGACGATTGAGGTCAGAGGACGTGATCTTATTACCGGTCTTCCTAAATTTATCAAGGCCCATTCGGATGAAATTCGTAAAGCCTTGGAGTCTCCGCTAAGAGAGATTTTAGAAGCAACGAAAGTTACCTTAGAGCGTACACCTCCGGAATTAGCAGCTGATCTTATTGAAAGAGGAATTGTTCTTTGCGGCGGCGGAGCATTGTTAAGGGGGATGGATAAGTTAATTTCTGAAGAAACCGGCTTGGCTTGTTTTGTGGCCGACGATCCTTTAACCGCAGTAGCCTTAGGTACTGGAAAAATCCTAGAAGAACCAAAATTTCTAAAGAAGCTTTCCCTTGTATCTTCCTTCTAAATTAAAAGTTAAGTCTTTTGTTCTAATTTTCATATCTCTTTTTCTGCTTTTTTTTACCTTTCGTGGTTTCGTCCGTTACTTAATTTTTTTTAGTGCTAACCAATTTTTGCATTATCCAACAAGGAATAAGCAGCATTTAGTTGAACTTAAACAAAAAAATTTAGAATTAATTTTAAAACTAGCTAGATATGAGTCTCTTTACCAAGAGAACCAAAATTTAAAGAAAGCGCTAAATTTTAAAACTAATACTCAATATCACTTGATTGGTGCAGAAGTTTTAGCATTTTCTCCTTCAGCTTGGCAGCGATTGATAGTTGTTAATGTTGGTGAGGATCAAGGCGTCACAAAGGGTCTTTTCGCTATTGATCAGGACGGCAATCTTTTAGGGAGGATTGTTGAGGCCGATAAAAAATTTGCCTACCTAATGTTGGTTGGTGATCCTGACTTTACCGCATCGGTATTTATTGGTCAAGGTGCCCTAGGACTTTTAAAGGGAGGAGTAACCGGAGCTCAGGTTCTCTATGTTGAAGACAGCGATAATATAAAATTAGGGGATAAGGTTTGGCTCAAAGTTGCTCAGTTATCTTCAGCAATAGAAATTGGTAAAGTAAAAAGCCTAAGCAAAACTGATGATAGTTTATTTTGGAATGTTGGAGTAGAAATGTTTCAAGAAGATGTAACTTTCAATCAAATATATATCGTCAAATGATTAAACCCTCCCTAAGAGCTTTCATTATTATTTCAGTTTTTTTCCTTTTGGACTTAATAAAGCCTTTTGGTTATTTTTTATCGGTTGAATTCATTTTTTTGGGGCTTATTATCATTGCGCTTAATGAATCGCTAGCAATAGCCTTGGTTGCTAGTTTTTTGTCAGCGTGCTTTCGCAATTTTTTTATTCTCAATGGATCTGCGGTTACTTTATTTGAATTTTTGTTTATCTGTTTACTTATTCAATATATACGCTCGCGCCGTATTTTTTTAGCTAAGCCACAACAACTATTTATTGTTAAAGGGGTCATTGTGTTTTTGAGCCTTTGTGTACATATTTTAGTTAATTCAGTGCAATTGGGATTGTTTATTTCGTTTTTTTCATTCCAGTTCCTCATTCAATCAATTTGCGTTTATTATTTTATTGATTATTTACTTAACCAAAAAGCGCTCCCAGCTTATCATTAGGGTATGTTTAAATGAGCTAACTCCATAACTTTTTATTTTTTAAAAAGTTAGGTTACTTTTTAACTATGTTAAGAAAATTTTTTCAGAAAATCAACAATCTTTTTTCCCTTTCAACCTTAGAAAAAGTATATTTTATAGGTTTTTGCGTATTGCTCGGAACCTTAAGTTGGTACCAGCTCTTTCGTGGCGAGTATTATTTTCAACGCGCAAAAAATAATTATCTTAAAGTGCTTCCTTTGTCGTCTATGCGCGGGGAAATTTTGGATCGAAATGGAATTTCTATTGCATATGATCGGGCTGAATTTAACCTAGGTGTGATTCCTTATCAGGTTAAAACGATTAAGGACTCATTATTTCAAGAATTAAGTGACTATTCAAGCTTAAGTGTCGGATCTTTAAATAAAAATTATCGTAGAAACTTAAGTAGTTTTTTTAGTCCAGTAGATATAATTACTAATGTTGATAAGACTAAAGCCTTGGAATTGAATGAAAAATTTAGCGATTCTTTAGTTATTACTACTCGGCCACAGCGTTATTATTCTAACCCTTACGCTTTTGCTCATATTTTAGGTTATGTTAAACAGGCCAAATCATTTTACGAACAGTTAAAAAGTTATGGCTATAGTCCGATGGAACGTGTTGGTTTCGGTGGCATTGAGCAGTTCTATGATACTTACCTTAAGGGTTCCGACGGTGGAGAGCTTGTTGAGGTTGATTCTCATGGAAGAATTATGGGTTATTTGGGTCAACAACGCCCACAAAAAGGTAAAGATATCTATCTAACTGTCGACAGTCTTGTCCAGCAAGCTGCTTATGAATCGTTGGGCGATAGACCTGGTGCTGTTATTTTAATGAATGCCGACAATGGTGAATTGATTTCTCTTTGTTCGAGGCCGGCTTTTAATCCTAATAGTTTTATAGAGGGCAAAAATACCAGCAGCTTTTTGAATAATTCGAAAAGCCCCTTGCTTAATCGAGCTCTTCAGGCTAAGTATCCAATGGGCTCGACCTTTAAGCCAATTGTTGCAGTTGCTGCCTTAGAAGAGGATAAATCTAAATCCTCAACAACTTTTGATTGCAATGGAGAATTACGCCTAGGGATTGCAAAATTTAGATGTTCACATGTGCATGGACGACAGAATCTTTTTGAAGCGATAGCCCACTCTTGCAATGTTTATTTTTACAATTTAGGGCTTAAAATTGGACCAGATGCACTTTCAAGATGGGCTCGAAAGTTTGGCCTTGATTCCCTAACCGATGTAGATTTACCTTTTGAGGCTAGGGGTTTTGTGCCTGATGTGCGTTGGAAACAAAAAAAACTTAAAAGTAATTGGTTTGCCGGTGATACGGTTAATTTTTCGATTGGTCAGGGTTTCATGACCGCGACACCTTTGGCGACTATGCGAGCGATGAATGTTTTTGCCAGTAAAGGGTATTTAGTTAAACCTCAACTAATTAAAAAAATCGACTCAGTTGAGTCTGGAGCAATAGATAAGACTTATCTTGGTATTTCCGAAAGAACTCTTGAAAAAGTAAGTCAAGGTTTGCGTGAAACAATACTGAGAGAAGACGGAACAGCTAGGATTCTTAATCGTTTAAACCTCAAGTTCAGCGGTAAAACCGGAACTGCTCAAAATTCCGGTAGACCCCACGGTTGGTTTATTGGTTTTTTTTCCTATCAAGAGAAAACTTATACTATTTGCGTATTACTTGAACATGGCGGATCTAGTTATGAAGCGGTAAAGATAGCCTATTACTTTGTTAAAAAAATAACCGAAAACAAGATTTTATGAGATCTCATTCATTAAGAGCAACAGTAGTTAATCTTAAAGGGCTAAAAACAGTTGCTATTTGCTTACTAATTTTTAATGCTTTAAGTTTAATTTCAATATATAGTAGCTTGCATCAGGCGGGAGAGTTTGTAGGTCAGCAAATCCTTTATCGACAGTTACTTTGGATAGCAGTATCTTGGCTTGCCTTGCTAATTTTTGCTAATATTAATTACCGTATTTATTTCGATTTAGCTCATTTAATTTATGGGTTTAACTTGTTATTACTTTTTTGGGTGTTATTTTTTGGCAAAAAAGTAATGGGAGCCCAACGTTGGATTGAAATTTTTGGGTTTACCTTTCAGCCTTCCGAGTTATCAAAAATAGCGACTATTATTATTTTAGCGAAGTTTTTTTCTTCACGTCAGGAATCGATTCATGCTTTTTTGCTGCCGTTGGGTTTTACTGCTTTTAATGCCCTGGTTATACTTATTCAACCAGATTTAGGCACAGCTTTAATTATTGTTTTTCTTTTTCTCGCTTTAGGATTATTTTCACGAATTCCTAAGCGGTACTTTTTTGGTTTAATTGCTATTGGTCTTTTAATATCGCCATTTTTAATTGGTTCATTAAAGGATTATCAAAAGCGGCGTTTGCTTGTATTTATGAATTCGGATCTTGACCCTTTAGGTGCTGGCTACACAATTATTCAGTCAAAGATTGCAGTTGGCTCTGGTAAGTTTACTGGTCGGGGATTTCTTTCCGGAACTCAAAATCAATTTAATTTTCTTCCTGAACGCCATACCGATTTTATATTTACGGTTATTGCTGAAGAGTGGGGTTTTTTTGGCTCACTTTTTTTAATTATTCTTTATTGGTTAATTTTAAGTAAAGTTCTTCAACGGGCCAAAGAAACTCAAGATCAATTTGCTTGTTTTTTGTGCTTGGGGATAAGTTTACTTTTTTTCCTGCATATATTTATTAATATCGGTATGACTTTAGGTATTTTACCGGTAGTAGGGCTGCCGCTTATTTTTTTAAGCTATGGAGGAAGCAGCTTGTTGGTTTCCTTTATCCTTTTAGGTATTTTTTTCAACATTTCCCGAAGTCGTAAATAATTCCCAAAAATAGTTATTCTAATTGTGTCAAAGTAACTTAATATGAATTTTGCAAATTTTCGGAAACCTCAGCGTTACATCGGCAATGAATGGAATGTCATAAAAAAATCACCTTCAGGAAAAATTTCTTTTTGCCTCTGTTATCCTGATTTGTATGAGCTTGGGATGAGCAATTTAGGCATGCACATCGTCTATGGCTTGCTTAACCAACACCCTGATTTATTTTGTGAACGTACTTTTATGCCGGCTGAAGATTTATCAACTTATCTTCGCGAAAAAAATAAACCTTTATTTTCACTTGAAACAAAAAAACCCCTAAATGAATTTGAAATTATTGGTTTTCATCTTGGTTGTGAGCTTAATTTCACCAATGTTTTGCATATTTTAACTCTCGGATTAATACCAGCTAAAGCCAAAGATCGTAAACAACAAATCGTTGTTGGCGGCGGGGTTGCTAACCCTGAACCATTATCTGAATTCATCGATGTTTTTTATTTGGGTGAATTTGAGGAGGTTGCTGATGATTTCGTTAAGGTAATAAGAAAATACAAAGATAAAGAATCGCGTTTAAGGGCTTTGGCTGAAATTGAAGGGTTTTATGTGCCTAAATTCTACGAAGTTAACTTTGTCGATGGTGGATATGATTTTCGACGAAAATACGAATATGCTCGGCTTCCTTTGAAACGAGTTTACGTAAAGGATTTAGATCGTGCCTTTGTTCCTCAAAGTTGGCTGACTCCTCACACCGAAATCATTCATGATCGTATCCCGATAGAAATTGCCAGAGGTTGCCCTAATCGTTGCAGTTTTTGCCAAGCTCAAGCACTTTATGCTCCCTATCGTGAGCGAAAAATAGCAACTATCCAAAATATATTAAAAGTAGCCTATGAGAAAAGTGGCTATGAGAATTTTTCATTCCTTGGGCTTTCGGCTTCTGACTATTCCCAAATTGAGGAGCTTATTGATTTATGCTCTGATTATTGTCAGAATCGTCGAATTGGTTTGTCTTTGCCGTCTTTACGGGCTAGTGACATTGTCGGACGCCTTTATAGAAAACTATCGAAACTTAAAAAAGCTTCATTAACTATTGCTATTGAAGCGGCACGAGCCCCCTTGAGGGAAAGTCTTAATAAAAGAATCGGTACCAAAATTTTGTTTGAGGCAGCAAAAATACTTAAAAGTGTAGGCGCTAAGTCGATAAAGATTTACTTTATGTATGGTTTTCCTCAAGAAAACGAAGAAGACCTGTTGGCTATTGGTGAATTTTTAAAATCTTTATCAAGAAGTAGTCATATTAAATTAAATGTAAGCATCAATGCTTTTATACCTAAGCCTTTTTCTTTAGCTGAGGGATTTTTGATGCAAAGTGAAACGGTCTTAAACAAAAAACGAGAAGTAATTATTAAAAATCTTCCCCAGCGATCGCGAGTGAGTGTTACTTTTTCTTCCATCCAGCGTAGCATTTTCGAAGCTATTGTTTCAGGCAGTGATCGGGAATTTGGTAAAGTTATTTATCGCGCTTACTCTAAGGGGGTTTGCTTTGATGGCAATAGAGAGAATTTTTCCTGGCCGACATGGCAAGAGTCGATGGTTCAAGAAAAAGTTGACCCTAAGGATTACCTTAACCGACAAGCTAAAAATTTTCCTTGGTCGTTCATTAATTCCAAACCATAAGTTATGATTAATAAAAAGTTTCCCTTAGAAGTAATTTTAGAAAAGAGTCAGGAAATGATTTATTTTTCGCAGTTAGACTTAATTCATCTCCTGGAGCGAGCTTTGAGGAGGACTAGATTACCACTTTATTTCACTCAAGGCTTTAGTCCAAGAGTTAAGATAAGTTTTAAAAGTGGTTTAAAACTAGGTTTAGCCGGTAGAATAACAACCATTTTTTATTTCACTGAAGACATTCCTTTTGTAGTTTTAAAAGAGAATCTCCAGCCACAGTTACCTCAAGGATTAGTAATAATAAAATAAGGATCTAGCGAACAAGGAAAGTGCTTTTGATACTTGTAGCCTTAAAAAATTCCTTAGTGAAATTTTTAGCTAATTCGTGGTCATACTTTTTGCAGGAAAAAATATTAATATAGGACTTTTGCCAATGTTCGGAAAAATGCCCGGTAATTGAGCTAGTTTCGATAAATTGTAGCAAGGAATAGCCTTTGGTGAAGGGTTTATCTAGACCAAAATAAGGCAGCTGAGCTTTACCGTACTTCTTCATTTTAATCAACTTACATAAGGTATTAACATATTCGGTAAGCTTCTTTTTTGAACTCATGATTGATAAGTCACATCCTGAAAGATCGAGGATTAATTCGTAACCAAAGATTGGTTTTTTAATTTTGGAGGAAGAAAGAGTAGTGTCGTTGGTCGAAAGGGGCCTGCTGGCAAGGCCAACCCCAGAGTAATTTTCTTGACTGCTAATCAGGTAGTGTTTGGTTCCCATCCCCTTTAAGTATTTCTTTTTGATATAACATAAAAACTAAACGCCTTAGTGAACTATCTTTTTATATCATAAATTTTATCGCTTGGCAAGATTTTTTTTCACTTTTTTTAATGAGACTTACCCAGAACCAGAACGAAGTTCAGTTCTGGGTTTAGTCGAATTAATCCCGAGGAGCGAAGCGACGAGGGATAACCGTTTTATTCCGCTTTAACCGGGCTTTCTTCTCGTATCTTTGTTGGCAATCCAATCTTGTTTAACAAATCAATAAATGGATCAGGGTTTAACTCTTCGACATTTACCATTGTTTTTATATCCCAAATGCCTTGAGCAATCAGCATGGCCGTGGCAACTGGGGGGACTCCAGCAGTGTAGGAAATAGCTTGAGACTCAACTTCCTTATAACATTCGGCGTGGTCACAGTTGTTATAAATAAAAATTTCCTTGTCTTTGCCGTCTTTTTTTCCTTTAATTAGATTTCCGATACAGGTTTTTCCGGTGTAGTTAGGTGCAAGTGATAAGGGATCTGGCAAAACGGCCTTTAATACTTTTAATGGCACCACTTCGACTCCTTCTGCGGTTGTGACCGGTTTCACTGAGGTTAAACCCAATCTAGTGAGGACAGTAAAGATATTGATATAATGGTCGCTAAAACCCATCCAGAAGCGGATACTATTAGCATCGATATTCTTTGACAATGAATGGATTTCGTCGTGACCGCTTAAGTAAATAGTTTGTTTTCCAACTTCCGGAAAATCATAGGTTTTTTTAACTGAGTGGACAGGTAGACATTCCCATTTTCGGTCAATCCAGGTCCAGACTTTTATAAATTCACGAAGGTTTATCTCCGGATCAAAGTTGGTAGCAAAATATTTTCCGTGGTCTCCGGCATTAACATCCATCATATCAATAGTGTCGATTGTGTCAAAGTGGTGCTTTACAGCATAGGCGCAGTAGGCGTTGACCACTCCTGGATCAAAGCCTGCTCCGAGGATTGCGGTGATTTGTTTTTCCGAGCATTCATCCTTTCGTTTCCATTCATAATTAGCGTACCAAGGTGGATTCTCGCAAACCTTATTTGGATCTTCATATATGGCAGTGTCTATATAGGATACGCCAGCCTGGATGCAAGATTCAAGCAGTGCTTTATTTATATAGGTGGTGGCAAGGTTAATTATTATTTCTGAATTAGTTTCTTTAATTAGTTTTACCGTAGCCGAAACATCATAGGCATCTATTTGACGAGAGTGAAGTTTTTTGCTTTTATCTTTTAGGCTATTTTTTCTTTTAATGCTTTCTATGATTTTTTCACACTTATCTTGTGTGCGAGATGCAATACAAATATCACCTAAAATATCGTTATTTTGAGCGCACTTATGCGCAGCTACATGGGCAACTCCACCAGCACCGACAATCATTACGTTTTTTTTCATCGTAGTATTCTCCTTGTTTATTGCTTTATTTTTAAGCTATGACAGATTGTTTAAAAAGTCTTTATATTCAAAATGACGAACGACCTTTAAACCCCCGGTTTTCTTTTTTATGACGATTGATGGCATTGGTAATCCATTAAACCAGTTTTTTTTAACCATGGTATATCCGGCAACATCATTAATTTTAATTATGCTGCCTATCTTTAATCGAGATTTAAATTTATAGGTTCCAAATATATCTCCGGCTAAACAGGAGCGACCAGCAATCATATATTCAAATTGTCCCTTAGCGGAAGTTTTAATTTTAGCCTCGGTTCGATAAACTAAAAGATCCAATAAATGCGCTTCGATTGAGGAGTCGACAATGGCAATATTTAGCTTGTTATGGACTATATCCAGTACGCTGGTTATTAGTTCGGCTGACTGAGTGATAACCGCTTCTCCAGGTTCCAAATAAATTTGGACCGCAAATTTATCGCTAAAGTTCTTTAGTAATCTCGAAAATTTATCTACCGGATAACCGGGCTTGGTAAAGTATATTCCGCCGCCTAAGCTTACCCAGCTTACTTTATGCAATAAATCTCGGTAGTTTCGGGCGATAATATTTAGATTGTTAGAAAAATTTTTAAAATTATCATTTTCGCAGTTAAAATGAAACATGAGGCCGCTTATTAAATGAACTACGTTTTGAACAGCTTTTTTGTCAACCACACCAAGACGTGAGTACTTACGAGCCGGATTGGCTAAATCAAAGTGTGAATAACTGATTTCGGGGTTAATTCTTAAACCAATTTTTAAACCAGAGGTGTTCCCATGGAATTTTTTTAGTTGCCCGATTGAATTAAAAATAATCTTATCGGCATAGCGACGAATAGTTTTTATTTCCTTTTCAGAGAAAGCAACACTGTAAATTTGGACTTCTTTTTGAAACTTTTCGTATCCTAGGCGAGCTTCGTGGAGAGAGCTGCTGGTCGTACCATCAAGGTATTTTTTCATTAAACCAAAGACGCTCCAGGTAGAAAAACACTTTAAAGCTAAAACGAACTTTGCTCCAGAAGATTTTTTAATCCGTTCGATTAGCTTGAGGTTTTTTAATAATTTATCCTCGTGAATTAAATAATAAGGGGTTGCTAGTTTCATATTTTATTTAAATTTGGTCTATATTAACAATATTTAATTATTCTGGCAAGCCTTTTATTGAACTTTCCTTTTTGCTTGTTAACCGAGACAATTTCTGTTAAAATCGATTACTAATTTGAATATTGCCGAGATAGCTCAGTTGGCAGAGCAGGGGCTTCGTAAGTCTCAGGTCGAGAGTTCGAATCTCTCTCTCGGCTTAGAATAAGGAAGATCACTTTAATGCGGTACTTAAAAATACTCAAGAAACGGAATTTTTTCCTTCTTTGGTTTGGCCAAATAATTTCTCAATTTGGCGATCGGCTCACTCAGATTGCTCTGGTTGGTTTAGTATCGGCGGCTTCAAAATCTTCGGCCCAGTTGGCGGTTGTAATGAGCATGGCGATTGTGCCAGTTTTTATTATTTCACCAATATCTGGTGTGTATATTGACCGTTGGGATAAGCGTAAAACACTCTACCTTTGCGATTCAATAAGGGTTATTCTTATGTTGTTAATACCGTTTGTTTTCCTTAAATCGCATTCACTTATTCCGATATATGCTTTAATTTTCCTTTCTTTTAGTGCTGGTCGGTTTTTCATTCCGGCTAAGATGGCCTTCTTACCCCGAGTGGTTGAAAAAAAAGATATATTTATGGCTAACTCATTAATATCTAATACCGCAACCATTGCTGCCGTATTAGGAATTGGTTTGGGTGGGGTATTGGTCGAAAGATATGGGCTAGTCGTTGGCTTTAATCTCGACGCGGCAACTTTTTTTATTTCGGGTATGTCAATTTTTTTAATTTCGGTTCAAGGCAAAGGTGAGTTCTTAGCTAAAGACATTTTAGATATTGGAAAAAATGTTGTCGCTAGCGTAAAGAAATCATTTTTGTATGAATTAAAAGAAGGGATTGGCTATATTTTTAAATCAAAAGAAACAAAGTACGCTTTTAAAATATTTTTCTTTCTTTTTTCATATATCGGAGCTTTGTACGTCGTGTTCATTCGATTTATTCAAAATACCTTATCTTCAGTTACCAAGGATGTAGGCTTTGCTGCAGTTGGTTTAGGGGCAGGAATTTTTTTGGGAACCTTAGCTTATGGTCGAATTGCCCATAAGTTTTCAATTAAAAAAGTTATTAACTGGTCAGTATTGCTTTCATCTTTTTTTATTGTATTTTTTGCAGTATTCTTAAGGGGATATCCCTATACTATTTGTTTAATTTTGCTGGCTTTCGGGCTAGGAATTATGATTTCTCCGGCTTTTGTTGGGGTCAATGCTTTAATTCATCGAGAGAGTGACGAGAATCTGCTAGGCAGAATTTTTAGCGGCTTAGAGTTTACTTCCCATTTAGGATTTTTAGTTGCAATGCTTTGTGCTTCAATACTAGCTGATATTATGACTCCCTTTACAATTGTAGTTTCGGTCGGTATAATCGGATCATTTTTTTCCTTATGTTTTATTTTTTGTGATGATTACAGTAGCTGAATGTAAAAAACCTCAGTCTAAGCTTCGAAGCGAAAAATTTTTGACTCCAAAGAAGCTCTATCTACCACTTTCTCAACATACCGGAAAACCTTCCAGTTGTTGTGTTAAGGTTGGTGATTTTATTGAAGAGTCGCAAGTAATCGCCAATCAAGATGGCTACATCTCTTCCTATTTGCATGCCCCAGCTAGTGGCAAGGTAATAGCAATTAATGCTTGGAACAATCCGGTTTTAGGGAGATCTGAAGCAATTATTTTAGAACCACAAGGAGTTAGTAAAAAATATTTACCGAGAGAGGGCATTGAGAACCTTACTAAGGAAAAGCTTATTGAAATTATTGCTGCTAGCGGTATCGTTGGCATGGGTGGAGCAGCCTTTCCTACTCAAGTTAAACTCAAAAGTCCCAAACCGATCGACACCTTAATTATTAACGGCTGTGAATGCGAACCTTATCTCACTACCGATCATCGTTTAATGGTTGAGAATTTAAAAGAAATCTTTCTCGGTATCGAAATTATTTGCCGGATAATTAAACCCAAAGTGGTAATTTTTGCTGTCGAAGAAAACAAATCGGATGCAATAAAGCAGATAAATCTATTAATACATACGAAGAAGTTTTCCTTGCTAGCAGCTCGCACAGCGGTTTTGCCTTCTTATTATCCCCAGGGCGGCGAAAAGCAATTAATTTAC is from Candidatus Omnitrophota bacterium and encodes:
- a CDS encoding MFS transporter; translated protein: MRYLKILKKRNFFLLWFGQIISQFGDRLTQIALVGLVSAASKSSAQLAVVMSMAIVPVFIISPISGVYIDRWDKRKTLYLCDSIRVILMLLIPFVFLKSHSLIPIYALIFLSFSAGRFFIPAKMAFLPRVVEKKDIFMANSLISNTATIAAVLGIGLGGVLVERYGLVVGFNLDAATFFISGMSIFLISVQGKGEFLAKDILDIGKNVVASVKKSFLYELKEGIGYIFKSKETKYAFKIFFFLFSYIGALYVVFIRFIQNTLSSVTKDVGFAAVGLGAGIFLGTLAYGRIAHKFSIKKVINWSVLLSSFFIVFFAVFLRGYPYTICLILLAFGLGIMISPAFVGVNALIHRESDENLLGRIFSGLEFTSHLGFLVAMLCASILADIMTPFTIVVSVGIIGSFFSLCFIFCDDYSS
- the rsxC gene encoding electron transport complex subunit RsxC translates to MITVAECKKPQSKLRSEKFLTPKKLYLPLSQHTGKPSSCCVKVGDFIEESQVIANQDGYISSYLHAPASGKVIAINAWNNPVLGRSEAIILEPQGVSKKYLPREGIENLTKEKLIEIIAASGIVGMGGAAFPTQVKLKSPKPIDTLIINGCECEPYLTTDHRLMVENLKEIFLGIEIICRIIKPKVVIFAVEENKSDAIKQINLLIHTKKFSLLAARTAVLPSYYPQGGEKQLIYSTTRRKVPGGKLPLDLGCLVHNVATCFAIYEAVYYSKPLIERLVSFCGEALTAPKNIWVKIGTSLKELFDQKIIEFRTEPEKIISGGPMMGTSLDSLDYPILKSTGGFLFLTKGPKELTEGSCLRCARCVDACPMELLPLEYYKRAKKGEYQDLSTFNINDCIECGCCAFSCPAKIPLVHYIKAGKRYAPKNK